From Mycolicibacterium nivoides, a single genomic window includes:
- a CDS encoding cysteine hydrolase has protein sequence MKIDLTELVAPEHTAIITQECQGAVVGPDAGLAALADEARREALPNITRLLPAARAASARVVHCLVQRRPDGLGSNHNAKIFAIGRNDVGILPGTPGATLLPEFGPEPDDLVLARWHGLGPMGGTDLDAILRNLGVRTIVAVGVSVNIAIVNLVMDAVNAGYRVVLPRDAVAGIPTAYADAVIDNTLSLLATVTTTEDLLHAWQH, from the coding sequence ATGAAGATCGACCTGACCGAACTGGTCGCCCCCGAGCACACCGCGATCATCACCCAGGAATGCCAAGGCGCAGTGGTCGGTCCCGACGCCGGGCTGGCCGCACTGGCCGACGAGGCCCGCCGGGAGGCGCTACCCAACATCACCCGACTGCTGCCGGCAGCGCGGGCCGCCTCGGCCCGGGTGGTGCACTGCCTGGTGCAGCGACGCCCGGATGGGCTGGGTTCCAACCACAACGCCAAGATCTTCGCCATCGGCCGTAACGACGTGGGCATTCTGCCAGGCACCCCGGGCGCCACGTTGCTTCCCGAATTCGGACCGGAACCGGACGACCTCGTGCTGGCCCGTTGGCACGGCCTGGGTCCGATGGGCGGCACCGACCTGGACGCGATCCTGCGCAACCTCGGGGTGCGCACCATCGTGGCCGTGGGAGTCTCGGTGAACATCGCGATCGTCAATCTGGTGATGGACGCGGTCAACGCCGGGTACCGGGTGGTGCTGCCCCGCGACGCGGTCGCCGGAATTCCGACGGCCTATGCCGACGCGGTCATCGACAACACGCTGTCCCTACTGGCCACCGTGACCACAACCGAGGACCTGCTGCACGCCTGGCAGCACTGA
- a CDS encoding Rieske 2Fe-2S domain-containing protein has translation MKVPFTWKVTGWFMIGWSAEYEVGDVKALKYFGEDLAAYRDESGELHVLEAHCKHLGAHIGHGGKVVGDCVECPFHGWRWGPEGNNTYIPYQPDKPNRGLRLRSYPVKEQYGCVFMWYQPDGKEPQWELPDIFGKFPQFETDPDAYYRPYPEFSSRADAIPVHPQIVAENGPDSSHFRYVHGATVTPVCLHWEHVDEEWRFLTGWPDARSDDPDKMALRIHSHFSGLGFAMSAFEGSSNHRLIFACTPVDDEVSDMFYSIWWPKLPGETSDIPPEQVRKQVEKQFLKTVWEDCDIWRYQKYVEHPPLAKIDAKPYMAMRKWATQFYEVPPVDSAVAVS, from the coding sequence ATGAAAGTGCCGTTCACCTGGAAGGTCACCGGCTGGTTCATGATCGGCTGGTCGGCCGAGTACGAGGTCGGCGATGTGAAGGCGCTGAAGTACTTTGGCGAGGACCTCGCCGCCTACCGTGACGAGTCCGGCGAGCTTCATGTGTTGGAAGCGCACTGCAAGCACCTGGGCGCCCACATCGGCCACGGCGGCAAGGTTGTCGGCGACTGCGTCGAGTGCCCGTTCCACGGCTGGCGGTGGGGCCCTGAAGGCAACAACACCTACATCCCCTATCAGCCCGACAAGCCCAACCGTGGTCTGCGGCTGCGCTCTTACCCGGTCAAGGAGCAATACGGCTGCGTCTTCATGTGGTATCAGCCCGATGGCAAGGAACCACAGTGGGAACTGCCCGACATCTTCGGTAAGTTCCCGCAGTTCGAAACCGATCCGGATGCCTACTACCGGCCCTACCCGGAGTTCTCCAGCCGGGCCGACGCGATCCCGGTCCACCCGCAGATCGTGGCCGAGAACGGTCCGGACAGTTCACATTTCCGCTACGTCCACGGCGCGACCGTGACCCCGGTGTGCCTGCACTGGGAGCACGTCGACGAGGAATGGCGATTCCTGACGGGCTGGCCCGATGCCCGCAGTGACGATCCGGACAAGATGGCGCTGCGGATTCACAGCCACTTCTCCGGCCTCGGCTTCGCCATGAGCGCCTTCGAAGGCTCGTCCAACCACCGGCTGATCTTCGCCTGCACCCCGGTCGACGACGAGGTGTCGGACATGTTCTATTCGATCTGGTGGCCCAAGCTCCCGGGTGAGACCTCCGACATCCCGCCCGAGCAGGTCCGCAAGCAGGTCGAGAAGCAGTTCCTCAAGACCGTGTGGGAGGACTGCGACATCTGGCGCTACCAGAAGTACGTCGAGCATCCGCCGCTGGCCAAGATCGACGCGAAACCGTATATGGCCATGCGCAAGTGGGCCACCCAGTTTTATGAGGTGCCACCTGTGGACAGCGCAGTCGCCGTCTCATGA
- a CDS encoding nuclear transport factor 2 family protein, which yields MSDDIEAIKQLKARYCRFLDTKDIDAWRALFVDDVVVKLDMAVSTGGADPQTAPPLNSFDEFFPVVWGGVENAATVHHCHTPEIMLTSDTTATGIWAMEDMLFFPDGSELHGAGHYHETYEKRDGTWQITSLHLTRTLLKFKTA from the coding sequence TTGTCCGACGACATCGAGGCGATCAAGCAGCTCAAGGCGCGTTACTGCCGGTTCCTGGATACCAAGGACATCGACGCGTGGCGAGCACTGTTCGTCGATGACGTGGTGGTGAAGCTCGACATGGCCGTCTCCACCGGAGGTGCCGACCCGCAGACGGCCCCACCGCTGAACAGTTTCGACGAGTTCTTCCCGGTGGTGTGGGGCGGTGTCGAGAACGCGGCCACGGTGCACCACTGCCACACCCCGGAGATCATGTTGACCTCCGACACCACCGCGACCGGCATTTGGGCCATGGAGGACATGTTGTTCTTCCCCGATGGCAGCGAACTGCACGGGGCGGGCCATTACCACGAGACCTACGAAAAGCGCGACGGCACATGGCAGATCACGAGCCTGCACCTGACCCGGACGCTGTTGAAGTTCAAGACGGCCTAG